One Mercurialis annua linkage group LG3, ddMerAnnu1.2, whole genome shotgun sequence DNA window includes the following coding sequences:
- the LOC126671932 gene encoding RINT1-like protein MAG2 isoform X1: protein MDSKNPQTVPHFSTLSTSAVSFLNERVYTSQDLQTASNLASELQSQCSELENTLLGLNSRLELSLVAYTSFSNQFQGLIGEANRKLTDLGSVKRSSTSLLSEDEEWRKGQMSGEELRALAKEVARVETVRAYAETALKLDTLVGDIEDAVSSAINKNLRKHSSKQSSEEMRLLAIEALGKTETVLTSITKTRHQWTHLVSAVDHRVDRALAILRPQEIADHRALLSSLGWPPPLSTSTEAPNPLFTMQGDLKNKYCENFLALCRLQGLQRRRKSRQLEGHNREVALHQPLWAIEELVNPLSIACQQHFSKWNDKLDFIFALVYKITRDYVDTMDELLQPLVDEARLVGYSCREEWISAMVTSLLTYLAKEVFPKYISQLDEESVIGIQLQAKISFLHLLDLMISFDKRIMSLISHSGSMLSLLEDENLQKISSLSVFNDRPDWLDLWAEIELSETLEKLKPEVDDERNWTIKIQGAALLSGPENYKSPVVSSAFLRHISLVVDRCRSLPSTSLRSRFLRLAGLPLLQRFLDCVLLRCQEAEGLTALTDDNALIKVANSLNAAHYVESIIKEWCEDILFLEMGFDNGDPIGSSNNIDHREASADGPVSGIFDEEIRKLEDFRKEWVEKISVVVLRGFDARSRDYMKNKRQWQDKGEEGWTVSKSFVGALDYLQGKMVIVEENLNGIDFVGVWRSLAAGVDRLLFNGILMGNVKFHDCGVERLDHDLEVLFGVFGAWCLRPQGFFPKISDSLKLLKMGKKQFQDNLARPEKWMKEHGIRHLGVAEVEKILNSRVMS, encoded by the exons ATGGACTCCAAAAATCCCCAAACAGTCCCTCATTTCTCAACTCTATCAACATCAGCAGTCTCATTCCTCAATGAAAGAGTCTACACTTCACAAGATCTCCAAACGGCGTCGAATCTCGCGTCGGAGCTACAATCACAGTGTTCGGAGTTGGAAAATACATTACTCGGTCTCAATTCGAGACTCGAGTTAAGTCTTGTTGCGTACACTtcattttcaaatcaatttcaaGGTCTAATAGGTGAAGCCAATCGAAAATTGACCGATCTCGGGTCTGTCAAGCGATCGTCTACCTCTCTATTATCAG AAGATGAAGAATGGAGGAAAGGACAGATGTCAGGGGAGGAGCTGCGTGCACTTGCCAAGGAGGTTGCTAGAGTGGAAACCGTTCGAGCTTATGCCG AGACAGCTTTGAAGCTTGACACTTTAGTTGGTGATATTGAAGATGCAGTGTCCTCTGCTATTAACAAAAACCTAAGGAAGCATTCCTCTAAACAGAGCTCAGAA GAAATGCGACTGCTTGCTATTGAAGCACTTGGAAAAACAGAAACTGTTTTAACTTCAATCACAAAGACACGCCATCAGTGGACACATCTTGTATCGGCTGTTGATCACAGAGTAGATAGAGCTTTGGCTATTTTAAGACCGCAGGAAATTGCAGATCATCGGGCCCTTCTTTCTTCACTTGGATGGCCACCACCTCTTTCAACCTCAACTGAAGCCCCCAACCCTCTATTCACAATGCAAGGGGACCTCAAAAACAAGTATTGTGAAAATTTTCTTGCTTTGTGCCGCTTGCAGGGGCTGCAAAGACGAAGAAAATCTCGGCAACTTGAAGGCCATAACAGGGAAGTTGCTCTGCATCAGCCACTTTGGGCAATTGAAGAACTTGTGAATCCTTTATCAATTGCATGCCAACAACATTTTTCAAAGTGGAATGATAAATTGGACTTCATTTTTGCACTTGTTTATAAGATTACAAGAGATTATGTTGACACTATGGATGAATTATTGCAACCGCTGGTTGATGAAGCAAGGCTAGTGGGTTATAGTTGCAGAGAAGAATGGATTTCAGCAATGGTAACATCTTTATTGACATACTTAGCGAAAGAGGTTTTCCCTAAATATATTTCTCAACTGGATGAAGAGAGTGTCATTGGCATTCAATTGCAAGCTAAAATATCATTCCTCCATCTCCTTGACTTGATGATTTCATTTGATAAACGTATTATGTCCCTGATATCACATTCTGGGAGTATGCTTTCCCTCCTGGAAGATGAGAACTTGCAGAAGATTTCTTCTCTCTCTGTCTTTAATGACAGACCTGACTGGCTTGATCTATGGGCAGAAATAGAGCTCAGTGAAACTCTTGAGAAGCTAAAACCCGAGGTAGATGATGAGAGAAATTGGACAATAAAAATTCAAGGGGCAGCTCTTTTATCTGGTCCTGAAAATTATAAATCTCCTGTGGTTTCCAGTGCCTTCCTTCGCCACATATCTTTGGTGGTTGATCGATGTCGATCATTGCCTAGTACTTCTCTAAGGTCAAGGTTTCTCAGATTGGCCGGTCTACCTCTTCTACAACGATTTCTGGATTGTGTTCTTCTGAGGTGCCAAGAAGCTGAAGGACTGACTGCATTAACAGATGACAATGCCTTAATCAAAGTTGCAAATTCCTTAAATGCTGCTCACTACGTTGAGTCCATAATAAAGGAATGGTGTGAAGATATTCTGTTTCTTGAAATGGGATTTGATAATGGTGATCCAATAGGATCATCAAATAACATTGATCACAGGGAGGCATCGGCTGATGGACCTGTTAGTGGCATTTTTGACGAGGAAATAAGGAAGTTGGAGGATTTCCGAAAAGAGTGGGTTGAAAAGATATCGGTTGTTGTTTTGCGGGGATTTGATGCTAGGAGTAGAGATTATATGAAAAACAAGAGGCAGTGGCAGGATAAGGGAGAAGAAGGCTGGACAGTTTCCAAGAGTTTTGTTGGTGCTTTAGACTATTTACAAGGAAAGATGGTAATTGTGGAAGAGAATTTAAATGGAATAGATTTTGTTGGTGTATGGAGAAGTTTGGCTGCTGGGGTCGATCGCTTGCTTTTCAATGGTATCCTTATGGGCAATGTGAAGTTTCATGATTGTGGTGTTGAAAGGCTTGATCATGATTTGGAAGTTTTGTTTGGGGTTTTTGGAGCTTGGTGCTTGAGGCCTCAAGGCTTTTTTCCCAAAATAAGTGACAGTTTGAAGCTGCTGAAAATGGGGAAGAAGCAGTTTCAGGATAATTTGGCAAGACCAGAAAAGTGGATGAAGGAGCACGGAATCAGGCATTTAGGCGTAGCTGAGGTTGAAAAGATACTAAACAGTAGAGTCATGAGTTAA
- the LOC126671932 gene encoding RINT1-like protein MAG2 isoform X2 has protein sequence MDSKNPQTVPHFSTLSTSAVSFLNERVYTSQDLQTASNLASELQSQCSELENTLLGLNSRLELSLVAYTSFSNQFQGLIGEANRKLTDLGSVKRSSTSLLSDEEWRKGQMSGEELRALAKEVARVETVRAYAETALKLDTLVGDIEDAVSSAINKNLRKHSSKQSSEEMRLLAIEALGKTETVLTSITKTRHQWTHLVSAVDHRVDRALAILRPQEIADHRALLSSLGWPPPLSTSTEAPNPLFTMQGDLKNKYCENFLALCRLQGLQRRRKSRQLEGHNREVALHQPLWAIEELVNPLSIACQQHFSKWNDKLDFIFALVYKITRDYVDTMDELLQPLVDEARLVGYSCREEWISAMVTSLLTYLAKEVFPKYISQLDEESVIGIQLQAKISFLHLLDLMISFDKRIMSLISHSGSMLSLLEDENLQKISSLSVFNDRPDWLDLWAEIELSETLEKLKPEVDDERNWTIKIQGAALLSGPENYKSPVVSSAFLRHISLVVDRCRSLPSTSLRSRFLRLAGLPLLQRFLDCVLLRCQEAEGLTALTDDNALIKVANSLNAAHYVESIIKEWCEDILFLEMGFDNGDPIGSSNNIDHREASADGPVSGIFDEEIRKLEDFRKEWVEKISVVVLRGFDARSRDYMKNKRQWQDKGEEGWTVSKSFVGALDYLQGKMVIVEENLNGIDFVGVWRSLAAGVDRLLFNGILMGNVKFHDCGVERLDHDLEVLFGVFGAWCLRPQGFFPKISDSLKLLKMGKKQFQDNLARPEKWMKEHGIRHLGVAEVEKILNSRVMS, from the exons ATGGACTCCAAAAATCCCCAAACAGTCCCTCATTTCTCAACTCTATCAACATCAGCAGTCTCATTCCTCAATGAAAGAGTCTACACTTCACAAGATCTCCAAACGGCGTCGAATCTCGCGTCGGAGCTACAATCACAGTGTTCGGAGTTGGAAAATACATTACTCGGTCTCAATTCGAGACTCGAGTTAAGTCTTGTTGCGTACACTtcattttcaaatcaatttcaaGGTCTAATAGGTGAAGCCAATCGAAAATTGACCGATCTCGGGTCTGTCAAGCGATCGTCTACCTCTCTATTATCAG ATGAAGAATGGAGGAAAGGACAGATGTCAGGGGAGGAGCTGCGTGCACTTGCCAAGGAGGTTGCTAGAGTGGAAACCGTTCGAGCTTATGCCG AGACAGCTTTGAAGCTTGACACTTTAGTTGGTGATATTGAAGATGCAGTGTCCTCTGCTATTAACAAAAACCTAAGGAAGCATTCCTCTAAACAGAGCTCAGAA GAAATGCGACTGCTTGCTATTGAAGCACTTGGAAAAACAGAAACTGTTTTAACTTCAATCACAAAGACACGCCATCAGTGGACACATCTTGTATCGGCTGTTGATCACAGAGTAGATAGAGCTTTGGCTATTTTAAGACCGCAGGAAATTGCAGATCATCGGGCCCTTCTTTCTTCACTTGGATGGCCACCACCTCTTTCAACCTCAACTGAAGCCCCCAACCCTCTATTCACAATGCAAGGGGACCTCAAAAACAAGTATTGTGAAAATTTTCTTGCTTTGTGCCGCTTGCAGGGGCTGCAAAGACGAAGAAAATCTCGGCAACTTGAAGGCCATAACAGGGAAGTTGCTCTGCATCAGCCACTTTGGGCAATTGAAGAACTTGTGAATCCTTTATCAATTGCATGCCAACAACATTTTTCAAAGTGGAATGATAAATTGGACTTCATTTTTGCACTTGTTTATAAGATTACAAGAGATTATGTTGACACTATGGATGAATTATTGCAACCGCTGGTTGATGAAGCAAGGCTAGTGGGTTATAGTTGCAGAGAAGAATGGATTTCAGCAATGGTAACATCTTTATTGACATACTTAGCGAAAGAGGTTTTCCCTAAATATATTTCTCAACTGGATGAAGAGAGTGTCATTGGCATTCAATTGCAAGCTAAAATATCATTCCTCCATCTCCTTGACTTGATGATTTCATTTGATAAACGTATTATGTCCCTGATATCACATTCTGGGAGTATGCTTTCCCTCCTGGAAGATGAGAACTTGCAGAAGATTTCTTCTCTCTCTGTCTTTAATGACAGACCTGACTGGCTTGATCTATGGGCAGAAATAGAGCTCAGTGAAACTCTTGAGAAGCTAAAACCCGAGGTAGATGATGAGAGAAATTGGACAATAAAAATTCAAGGGGCAGCTCTTTTATCTGGTCCTGAAAATTATAAATCTCCTGTGGTTTCCAGTGCCTTCCTTCGCCACATATCTTTGGTGGTTGATCGATGTCGATCATTGCCTAGTACTTCTCTAAGGTCAAGGTTTCTCAGATTGGCCGGTCTACCTCTTCTACAACGATTTCTGGATTGTGTTCTTCTGAGGTGCCAAGAAGCTGAAGGACTGACTGCATTAACAGATGACAATGCCTTAATCAAAGTTGCAAATTCCTTAAATGCTGCTCACTACGTTGAGTCCATAATAAAGGAATGGTGTGAAGATATTCTGTTTCTTGAAATGGGATTTGATAATGGTGATCCAATAGGATCATCAAATAACATTGATCACAGGGAGGCATCGGCTGATGGACCTGTTAGTGGCATTTTTGACGAGGAAATAAGGAAGTTGGAGGATTTCCGAAAAGAGTGGGTTGAAAAGATATCGGTTGTTGTTTTGCGGGGATTTGATGCTAGGAGTAGAGATTATATGAAAAACAAGAGGCAGTGGCAGGATAAGGGAGAAGAAGGCTGGACAGTTTCCAAGAGTTTTGTTGGTGCTTTAGACTATTTACAAGGAAAGATGGTAATTGTGGAAGAGAATTTAAATGGAATAGATTTTGTTGGTGTATGGAGAAGTTTGGCTGCTGGGGTCGATCGCTTGCTTTTCAATGGTATCCTTATGGGCAATGTGAAGTTTCATGATTGTGGTGTTGAAAGGCTTGATCATGATTTGGAAGTTTTGTTTGGGGTTTTTGGAGCTTGGTGCTTGAGGCCTCAAGGCTTTTTTCCCAAAATAAGTGACAGTTTGAAGCTGCTGAAAATGGGGAAGAAGCAGTTTCAGGATAATTTGGCAAGACCAGAAAAGTGGATGAAGGAGCACGGAATCAGGCATTTAGGCGTAGCTGAGGTTGAAAAGATACTAAACAGTAGAGTCATGAGTTAA
- the LOC126671933 gene encoding uncharacterized protein LOC126671933: MFLFCRMSTSLEHLLDNFHVDMTVDMGEVTSGVPNPSSVAVPDPTPNPVDLGLASGDQVPAATSESPLLPSKESAPSLKGLPTGGQKRPAEDQAGASAKRPKKKKSSGVSFEEAPRFAAWADAQNPPRLSNVAILHACMENIMIKEDIESIDREHGDNLAEFACLGGFSVVQSIAVLERRRRDAVDQLKKLQRDSESWLSEKQKMEEEAGEATGLIQQLRSSVSTKTREISALEARVRTLSEEVESLQSSSGALTKERDDLKKEEGRLRRRLGDSGSFYSQVMTQYRLAIGAKLREQNPGVDLSGVNQLDPASLAKEVKAKLDKQKQDALNKA, translated from the exons atgtttttgttttgtaggatgtcgacttctcttgaacatttgcttgacaattttcatgtcgatatgactgtagatatgggcgaggtcaccAGTGGCGTTCCTAATCCGTCTTCGGTCGCCGTACCGGATCCAACGCCTAATCCGGTGGATCTTGGTCTTGCTTCCGGCGAtcaagttcctgctgcgacttcTGAGTCGCCTttgcttccttcgaaggaatcagctccttctctgaaggggttgcctacTGGCGGTCagaagcgtcctgctgaggaccaggctggggcttctgccaagcgtcccaagaagaagaaatcttctggggtgtctttcgaggaggcacctcggtttgctgcttgggcggacgcgcaaaatccgcctcgtctttcaaacgtcgccattcttcatgcttgcatggagaatattatgataaaggaggacattgagtccattgatcgcgagcatggcgataatttggctgagttcgcctgtctcggcggtttttcg gtggtccagtccatcgctgttttggagcgccgccgaagggatgcggtggatcaattgaagaagctccagagagattccgaatcctggctctccgagaaacaaaagatggaggaggaggctggcgaggcgactggtctgatccaacagctgaggtcctccgtatctaccaagactcgggagatttccgctttagaggctcgggttcgaactttgtccgaggaagtcgagtctctacagtcttcttcaggtgctctcactaaggagagggatgatctgaagaaagaagaggggcgtctccgccggcgattgggtgactctgggagcttttattcccaagtcatgactcaataccggttggcgatcggggcaaagctgcgggagcagaatcctggcgtcgatctttctggagtcaatcagttggatcctgcttctttggcgaaggaggtgaaggcgaagcttgataagcagaagcaagacGCTTTGAATaaggcttag
- the LOC126674260 gene encoding transcription factor PRE3 has translation MSSRRSRSRTSSGTSRISDDQILDLVSKLQQLLPEIRNRRSDKVSAAKVLQETCNYIKSLHREVDDLSERLSELLATTDTAQAALIRNLLMQ, from the exons ATGTCTAGCAGAAGATCCCGATCAAGAACATCATCTGGAACTTCAAGAATCTCCGATGATCAGATCCTTGATCTTGTTTCTAAGTTACAACAGCTTCTTCCTGAGATTCGGAATCGCCGCTCCGATAAG GTTTCAGCAGCAAAGGTTTTACAGGAGACTTGCAACTACATAAAAAGCTTACACAGAGAGGTTGATGATCTTAGTGAGCGGTTGTCGGAGCTTCTCGCAACAACTGATACTGCACAAGCTGCTCTAATTAGAAATTTACTTAtgcaataa